A DNA window from Ctenopharyngodon idella isolate HZGC_01 chromosome 10, HZGC01, whole genome shotgun sequence contains the following coding sequences:
- the musk gene encoding muscle, skeletal receptor tyrosine-protein kinase yields the protein MKVLKIIPLILFLAYFSLTEGLQRAPRITTLLETVDASLDHNATFICEVDSYPQADITWTRNNYPIRYYDSRYIIQENGQMLIIPNVKDSDNGEYCCIANNGIGEPAKSCGALQLKMKPQIKRHPTNMTLVLESKAVLPCLTLGYPKPEISWIKEDDLIKVNSRISVLESGSLKINNIKKEDAGQYRCVARNSFGIAYSKPVTIEVQAPARILKVPREKKVQIGSEVTLECNATGNPIPSITWLENGNTISGASVEETLVDEVILSVLRVVVHKPALYTCQAMNQHSGGANWVKATARITVSEWRLYKGNAGYCSTYRGDVCRNVLRRDALVFFNYSLPNPEDAQEYLAQSAWGELDGVSSFCRPAARSLLCHATFQDCNPSGLGPAPKPVCREHCLTVKELYCYKEWSSAEERSHRGFPHSITLPECTSLPSQQTDPSSCTAVPYVGINKDQVTSTCYNDKGRFYQGTHNVTASAIPCQRWDQQDPHQHRLSVDVIPELRNAENYCRNPGGESDRPWCYTTNPNVRWEYCLVPKCGEVISVKTAPSIPKPVQLHPPPPVSTVYSMSVIIFVIAGFAGAAFFTILILMCHRRKKMWKKRKSRVLETPTLTALPSELLLDRLHPNPMYQRLPLLLNSKLLSLEYPRNNIEYVRDIGEGAFGRVFQARAPGLLPMEPFTMVAVKMLKEEASADMQNDFQREAALMAEFDHPNIVRLLGVCAVGKPMCLMFEYMAYGDLNEFLRRRSPNQQPSLSRDTLTCSSLVSEPERYPPLSCLEQLSISKQVAAGMAYLSERKFVHRDLATRNCLVAENLVVKIADFGLSRNIYAADYYKASENDAIPIRWMPPESIFYNRYTSESDVWAYGVVLWEIFSYGMQPYYGMAHEEVIYYVRDGNVLACPENCPQELYNLMRLCWSSHPTDRPSFASIHRILERMHDQMFKSGLS from the exons CACCAAGAATCACAACATTGCTTGAAACAGTAGACGCCTCTCTGGATCATAATGCTACTTTCATCTGTGAGGTTGATTCATACCCTCAAGCCGATATTACATGGACGCGGAATAATTACCCAATACG GTATTACGATTCCAGATACATTATACAAGAAAATGGCCAAATGCTGATCATTCCCAATGTAAAGGATTCAGACAATGGAGAATACTGCTGCATTGCTAACAATGGGATTGGAGAGCCAGCCAAGAGCTGTGGAGCTTTACAGCTGAAGATGA agcCCCAAATCAAAAGACATCCTACTAACATGACTTTGGTTCTGGAGTCCAAAGCAGTGTTGCCATGTTTAACATTAGGATATCCCAAACCAGAAATATCCTGGATTAAAGAAGATGATTTGATTAAG GTTAATAGTCGTATATCAGTTTTGGAATCTGGTTCCCTAAAAATTAACAACATCAAGAAAGAGGATGCTGGGCAGTATCGCTGTGTGGCCAGAAACAGTTTTGGAATTGCCTACTCCAAACCAGTCACTATTGAAGTACAGG CTCCTGCCAGGATACTGAAAGTTCCCAGGGAGAAGAAAGTTCAGATCGGATCAGAGGTTACATTAGAGTGTAACGCTACTGGCAACCCAATCCCATCTATAACTTGGCTTGAAAACGGCAATACG ATTTCAGGAGCATCAGTAGAGGAGACACTGGTGGATGAAGTCATACTATCTGTTCTACGTGTGGTTGTGCATAAACCAGCTCTCTACACCTGTCAGGCTATGAACCAGCACAGTGGAGGAGCCAACTGGGTCAAAGCCACAGCAAGAATAACTGTTTCAG AATGGAG ACTGTACAAAGGCAACGCTGGTTATTGCAGCACATACAGGGGCGACGTGTGTCGGAACGTGCTTCGTCGCGACGCTCTAGTGTTTTTCAACTACTCTCTCCCGAACCCAGAGGATGCGCAGGAATACCTGGCTCAGAGCGCATGGGGGGAACTGGATGGGGTCAGCTCATTCTGCAGACCTGCTGCCAGATCATTGCTCTGCCATGCCACCTTCCAGGACTGCAATCCTTCAGGACTAGGACCAGCACCTAAACCTGTCTGCAG GGAGCACTGTCTCACAGTAAAAGAGCTGTACTGTTATAAAGAGTGGAGTTCTGCTGAGGAAAGATCTCATCGAGGGTTCCCACATAGCATCACTCTCCCAGAATGCACCTCTTTACCCAGCCAACAAACAGACCCATCCTCGTGTACAGCGGTACCTTATGTTG GTATCAATAAAGACCAAGTTACAT CAACATGTTACAATGACAAAGGAAGATTTTACCAAGGAACTCACAATGTCACAGCATCTGCCATTCCCTGTCAGCGATGGGACCAGCAG GATCCCCATCAACATAGACTCTCTGTAGATGTGATTCCTGAGTTGCGAAATGCAGAAAACTATTGTCGTAACCCAGGTGGAGAGAGTGACAGGCCATGGTGCTACACCACAAACCCCAATGTACGCTGGGAGTACTGTCTGGTGCCCAAATGTGGAGAag TTATCAGTGTGAAGACTGCACCGTCGATTCCAAAACCAGTCCAGTTACACCCACCCCCTCCTGTGTCCACGGTCTACTCAATGAGCGTTATCATCTTTGTCATTGCTGGCTTTGCTGGGGCGGCCTTCTTTACCATACTCATCCTCATGTGCCACAGACGAaagaaaatgtggaaaaagagGAAAAG TAGGGTGCTGGAGACACCTACTCTGACTGCCCTACCCTCAGAGCTCTTGCTGGACAGACTTCATCCCAACCCCATGTACCAACGACTGCCTCTCCTCCTCAACTCCAAGCTCCTGAGTCTCGAATATCCACGCAACAACATTGAATATGTCCGTGACATTGGAGAGGGGGCTTTCGGTAGGGTGTTTCAGGCAAG AGCCCCTGGTCTTTTGCCGATGGAGCCGTTCACCATGGTGGCAGTGAAGATGTTGAAAGAGGAAGCTTCGGCGGATATGCAGAATGACTTTCAAAGAGAAGCTGCACTCATGGCTGAGTTTGATCACCCCAACATAGTTCGTCTCTTGG GAGTCTGTGCGGTGGGGAAACCCATGTGTCTCATGTTTGAATACATGGCCTATGGGGACTTGAATGAATTTCTGCGACGGCGCTCTCCAAACCAGCAGCCCAGTCTAAGTCGGGATACCTTGACATGCAGCAGTCTTGTGTCAGAACCTGAGCGTTACCCACCCCTCAGCTGCCTAGAGCAGCTCTCCATTTCCAAGCAGGTGGCGGCAGGAATGGCATACTTGTCAGAGCGCAAGTTTGTGCACCGTGACCTAGCTACCCGCAACTGCTTGGTAGCAGAAAACTTGGTTGTGAAAATTGCAGATTTTGGTCTCTCACGCAACATTTATGCGGCTGATTACTACAAAGCCAGTGAAAATGATGCCATCCCGATTCGCTGGATGCCACCTGAATCCATCTTCTACAACCGTTACACCAGCGAATCAGATGTGTGGGCTTATGGTGTGGTATTATGGGAAATCTTCTCATATGGCATGCAGCCTTACTACGGCATGGCCCATGAGGAGGTCATCTACTACGTAAGAGATGGAAATGTTCTTGCCTGTCCAGAAAACTGCCCACAGGAGCTGTATAACCTCATGCGTTTGTGTTGGAGCAGCCATCCCACTGACCGGCCTAGTTTTGCCAGCATTCACCGCATTCTGGAAAGAATGCATGACCAGATGTTCAAATCTGGCCTTTCTTGA